GCGTCGCCGGAGGCGACGGGATTGCCTCGATCGCGGGATGCACGAGCCTCGGCTCGTTCGGTGCGCTCGCGCGGCGGGCGCGCGCGTTCGTGGGTATAACGACGGGTTCGATGCACGTTGCAGCGGCGGTCGGGTGCCCGACCGTCGGTATCTTTCCGTTTCAGTCGGACTACCCGGAGCGATGGTCGCCCCTGGGCGATCGCACGGCGATCGTGCGCGCAACCTATCGGTGCCATCGAGGGGATACCAAAGAGCGCTGTCGAGACTACGCCTGCATCGAGCGTCTCGATCAGACTCGAATCCTCGCCGCGGCGGACTCGCTGCTCTGATGATTCGCGCCACGATTCAGCTCTGCACCTACAACCGGGCCGCGCTGCTCGAGCGCGTACTCGAAGCCTGCTTCGACCAAACCGTTCCGAAGGAGTCTTACGAGGTCGTGCTGGTCGACGACGGGTCGACCGACGCTACGGCTGTGGTCATCGAGCGCGCTCGAGCGCGCGCCGACTGCCGGTTTACCGCGATCGCCCAACCCAATCGCGGGCTGGCTGCGGCTCGCAACACCGGCATTGGGCGAGCCGTAGGCGAGCGCATCATCTTCATCGACGACGATGTGCTCGTGCTCCCGAATTTCGTGCAGGAGCATCTGCGCAGCAACGTCGCTCACCCAGCGGCGGTCGTGCGCGGCGGAGCGATCGAAGTGGAGGATCTCGACGTCCTTCCGCCGCCGGTCTGGAGCATCACGAACTATAGCGGCAACTTCTTTTGGACGACCAACGTCTCGGTGCCGCTGGCGACGATTCGCACGGTCGGCGGATTCAACGAATCCTTCGCGGAGTACGGCTGGGAGGATATCGACGTCGGGATGCGCCTGCGCGGCGCCGGCGTGCGGGCCGTCTTCAACCCGCGCGCCCTCGTCTATCATTTCAAGCCGCATCCGCGCGTAGACCGCGTGGACGCGATGCTCTCCCAGGCGCGCGCTAAAGCGCGTACTGCCGCCGCGCTCGTGCGCCTCCATCCTCATTGGCGCACGTATCTCGCAACGGGAATCAATCCGGTCTCGCGGCGCTTGGCCTCGCTGCGGCGCGGCCTGCGAGTGGCCGACGCTCTCCGCCGCCGGCTCGCCGCTCTGCGGGGCGACCGCGAGCTGACGCGCGGCGAGCTGCTCGCGGTGCGCGCGTTGGCCAACGAGATCTACTACGAAGAGCTGGAGCGAGCGCTGTGAGGATCCTGCTCTCTCGCACCGACCGCATCGGAGATCTGGTGCTCTCGACGCCCGCGATCGCCACCGTGCGCGCCTCGTTTCCTAAGGCGCACCTCGCCATCGTGACGAGCAACTATAATCGGGTGGTGATGGAGCGCAACGACGACGTCGACGAGCTCATCGTTATTCCCGAGGGAGCGTCGCCGCGCGGCTTCGGCGCGAGCCTGCGCGGCTACGACGCCGCGGTCGCGCTGGCCCCGCGTGCCGTCGATCTGCAGCTCGTCGGAGCGACGAAGGCACCTTTGCG
The DNA window shown above is from Candidatus Cybelea sp. and carries:
- a CDS encoding glycosyltransferase, with the translated sequence MIRATIQLCTYNRAALLERVLEACFDQTVPKESYEVVLVDDGSTDATAVVIERARARADCRFTAIAQPNRGLAAARNTGIGRAVGERIIFIDDDVLVLPNFVQEHLRSNVAHPAAVVRGGAIEVEDLDVLPPPVWSITNYSGNFFWTTNVSVPLATIRTVGGFNESFAEYGWEDIDVGMRLRGAGVRAVFNPRALVYHFKPHPRVDRVDAMLSQARAKARTAAALVRLHPHWRTYLATGINPVSRRLASLRRGLRVADALRRRLAALRGDRELTRGELLAVRALANEIYYEELERAL